From Etheostoma cragini isolate CJK2018 chromosome 10, CSU_Ecrag_1.0, whole genome shotgun sequence, the proteins below share one genomic window:
- the map1lc3cl gene encoding microtubule-associated proteins 1A/1B light chain 3C produces MCECAFTLPTRTRSVSLFVGVPFQLLPAPSPIKHQRPEQLSGVLLTSTRGDFTVSPGKTAVPPPTPLACKPPRATNMAPFEKSMEMMPFKQRKCLETRKDEVCSIRTKFPNKLPVIVERYLREKTLPLLDKTKFLVPFELTLGQFLCLLRNKIALDSTQALFLLVAEKSMSCMSSSMGEVYSRYSDTDGFLYITYASQEMFGAPQTSTGRPC; encoded by the exons atgtgtgaatgtgcattCACACTGCCCACCAGGACCAggagtgtgtctttgtttgttggTGTCCCATTTCAGCTCCTCCCAGCTCCTTCTCCCATAAAACACCAGCGGCCGGAGCAGCTTAGTGGGGTTTTGCTGACTTCCACCCGAGGGGACTTCACTGTCAGCCCGGGAAAGACCGCCGTGCCGCCTCCAACACCGCTGGCCTGTAAACCACCCCGAGCAACAAACATGGCTCCTTTTGAGAAATCTATGGAGATGATGCCCTTCAAGCAGAGAAAATGCCTCG aaacaagAAAAGATGAAGTGTGCAGCATTCGGACAAAATTCCCCAACAAATTGCCT GTCATTGTTGAACGTTACCTCCGTGAAAAGACTCTTCCCCTTTTGGACAAAACTAAGTTCCTGGTTCCCTTCGAGCTCACTTTGGGTCAGTTCCTCTGCCTGCTCAG GAATAAGATTGCTCTGGATTCGACCCAGGCTCTGTTCCTCCTAGTAGCAGAGAAGAGCATGTCCTGCATGTCCTCCAGTATGGGGGAGGTTTATTCCCGCTACAGTGACACTGACGGCTTCCTCTACATCACCTACGCCTCGCAGGAGATGTTCGGAGCACCTCAAACATCAACCGGGCGCCCCTGCTAA